From Salvia splendens isolate huo1 chromosome 3, SspV2, whole genome shotgun sequence, a single genomic window includes:
- the LOC121795564 gene encoding auxin transporter-like protein 2, producing MSTQRQAEEAIVSSGGKEEEEEEEEEDHSFSMSNFLWHGGSAWDAWFSCSSNQVAQVLLTLPYSFSQLGMVSGIVFQIFYGLVGSWTAYLISLLYMEYRSRKEKEGVSFKNHVIQWFEVLDGLLGPYWKAMGLAFNCTFLLFGSVIQLIACASNIYYINDHLDKRTWTYIFGACCATTVFIPSFHNYRIWSFLGLGMTTYTAWYLTAASLAHGQVADVQHTGPKKLVLYFTGATNILYTFGGHAVTVEIMHAMWKPQRFKYIYLVATLYVFTLTIPSASAVYWAFGDQLLNHSNAFSLLPKTGWRDAAVILMLIHQFITFGFACTPLYFVWEKVIGMHDTRSMCLRALARLPVVIPIWFLAIIFPFFGPINSAVGALLVSFTVYIIPALAHMLTYRKASARQNAAEKPPFFLPSWAAMYAINTFIVIWVLIVGFGFGGWASVTNFVRQVDTFGLFAKCYQCKPPPATHPLAAAPPPQH from the exons ATGTCGACGCAGAGGCAAGCAGAGGAAGCTATTGTCTCCAGCGGCgggaaggaggaggaggaggaggaggaagaggaagatcaTTCTTTCAGTATGAGTAACTTCCTCTGGCACGGCGGTTCCGCTTGGGATGCCTGGTTCAGCTGCTCTTCCAATCAA GTTGCGCAAGTGCTGCTGACACTCCCATACTCATTTTCCCAGCTTGGGATGGTGTCTGGAATAGTGTTTCAAATATTCTACGGTTTGGTGGGAAGCTGGACTGCTTACCTGATCAGCCTTCTGTACATGGAGTACAGAAGCCGGAAGGAAAAAGAAGGTGTGAGCTTCAAAAACCATGTGATTCAGTGGTTTGAAGTTCTGGATGGATTACTTGGTCCCTACTGGAAAGCAATGGGTTTGGCTTTCAACTGCACTTTCCTTTTATTCGGATCTGTCATCCAGCTTATAGCCTGTGCTAG CAACATATACTACATCAATGATCATTTGGACAAGAGAACATGGACTTACATATTTGGAGCTTGCTGTGCAACCACTGTTTTCATTCCATCATTCCACAACTACAGAATTTGGTCTTTTCTAGGTCTCGGGATGACCACTTATACCGCTTGGTACTTAACTGCCGCCTCACTCGCTCATGGCCAG gTTGCAGATGTTCAACACACTGGTCCAAAAAAGCTGGTGCTCTACTTCACCGGCGCCACCAATATACTCTATACTTTTGGAGGGCATGCTGTTACAGT TGAAATAATGCACGCAATGTGGAAACCACAAAGGTTCAAGTACATATACTTGGTGGCCACACTCTATGTCTTCACTCTCACCATTCCGTCAGCCTCTGCAGTCTATTGGGCGTTTGGCGATCAGCTTCTCAACCACTCCAACGCCTTCTCACTCCTTCCCAAGACCGGATGGCGCGACGCTGCAGTAATCCTCATGCTCATCCATCAG TTTATAACATTCGGGTTCGCCTGTACACCACTCTACTTCGTGTGGGAGAAGGTGATCGGAATGCACGACACGAGGAGCATGTGCTTGAGGGCACTGGCTAGGCTGCCTGTGGTCATACCAATATGGTTCTTGGCTATTATATTCCCATTCTTTGGCCCCATCAATTCTGCCGTCGGAGCTCTTCTAGTCAGTTTTACCGTCTACATCATTCCCGCCCTTGCGCATATGCTCACCTACCGAAAAGCCTCCGCTCGTCAG AATGCTGCCGAGAAGCCTCCATTCTTTCTCCCAAGCTGGGCAGCCATGTACGCTATAAATACATTCATAGTGATTTGGGTGTTGATAGTAGGGTTCGGATTTGGTGGTTGGGCTAGTGTGACCAATTTTGTGAGACAAGTTGATACATTTGGGCTATTCGCCAAGTGCTACCAGTGCAAGCCGCCGCCCGCTACACATCCACTAGCAGCGGCACCGCCACCGCAACACTAG